One Chryseobacterium wanjuense genomic region harbors:
- a CDS encoding GNAT family N-acetyltransferase, whose amino-acid sequence MQELIFKNATLKDLPKIVEIYNSTILSRMVTADTENVSVESRLQWFHEHNPETRPLWVVEDEESKIIGWVSFSSFYGRPAYNGTVELSIYMHESSRGKGYGKKVLQYCIDNAEKFGVKTLLGFIFLHNEPSLKLFRHFGFEDWGVFPDVAVLDGVERTLVILGKRIANGKL is encoded by the coding sequence ATGCAAGAACTTATATTTAAGAATGCGACTTTAAAAGACTTACCGAAGATCGTAGAAATCTACAACTCAACCATCCTTTCGAGAATGGTAACCGCCGATACGGAAAATGTTTCTGTAGAAAGTAGATTACAATGGTTTCACGAACACAATCCCGAAACACGCCCACTTTGGGTCGTTGAAGATGAGGAAAGTAAAATAATCGGGTGGGTAAGTTTTTCGTCATTTTACGGCAGACCTGCGTACAATGGAACAGTGGAATTGAGCATCTATATGCATGAAAGCAGCAGGGGAAAAGGATATGGCAAGAAAGTGCTTCAATATTGCATCGATAATGCAGAGAAATTCGGGGTAAAAACTTTATTAGGTTTTATCTTTTTGCATAATGAACCAAGTTTAAAGCTGTTCAGACATTTCGGTTTCGAAGATTGGGGAGTGTTTCCTGATGTGGCGGTTTTGGACGGAGTGGAAAGAACACTGGTGATTTTGGGGAAGAGGATTGCTAATGGAAAACTATAA
- a CDS encoding heavy metal translocating P-type ATPase, with product MEQQYKILGMTCSGCQKKISEKLNSIKGIKAEINLENNTATIHSEKRIDINTLNKALEEIGNYKLEDPAQPEKAFVKPQDRVSPSSVYYCPMECEGEKVYFQQGKRCPVCNMYLVPIEEKQAKDPNFKPTYSSTHLPENFKDNVGKYYCPMFCEGDKIYDEKGDCPVCHMHLEPITEDLVKNSVSHSHHHIHDHSHHHEAPKVTDEMAGKYYCPMYCEGDKVYDRNVGCPVCGMDLVKYPEKKVAKYTCPMHPEIVRDEPGSCPICGMDLVRMPDAHDDEEDETYNVLKRKFIISLVFTIPVFMLSMGGMFINFSFSHQIQGFIELILTLPVLFYSGWFLMKRGWVSFKTWNLNMFSLIALGVAAAFIFSIISLIFPDMIPHEIRGHNHEIPLYFEAVCVILTLVILGQLMEAAAHKKTGNAIRELMNLSPDEANLIVNGEEKKVLLSQVKIGDLLKVKPGEKIPVDGKITEGNSYVDESMITGEPIPVEKTVNDRVSSGTINGNQVFIMKAEKVGDETLLSQIIKMVNEASRSKAPIQKLTDKVSKIFVPAVILIAILTFVLWQFFGPEGKRSLFAFVNAVAVLIVACPCALGLATPMSLMVGIGKGAKNGILIKNAEALEEMHKVNVLITDKTGTLTEGKPSVEYIETVNNDQNLLLKLAYSLNQNSEHPLSNAVIKKAKDENILPEKVENFENISGKGVKGNINGKTVFLGNESLLNSNKISIPESLKQKAVEVQSKAHTISYVAQENEALGFISFTDKIKESSKKAVQQLLNEGIEIIMMTGDNEHTAKAVAEALGIKNFKANSHPEDKLNEVKKLQQQGKIVAMTGDGINDSPALAQANIGIAMGTGTDIAIESAEITLLKGDILGVAKAKLLSEKLLKNIKENLFFAFIYNVLGVPIAAGLLYPFFGILLSPMIAAAAMSFSSLSVILNSLRLNSVDLDVK from the coding sequence ATGGAACAACAATATAAAATTCTCGGAATGACATGTTCCGGCTGTCAGAAAAAAATCTCTGAAAAACTCAATAGTATCAAAGGGATAAAAGCTGAAATCAACCTTGAAAACAATACAGCCACTATCCATTCTGAAAAAAGAATTGATATAAATACTTTAAATAAGGCCTTAGAAGAAATAGGAAATTACAAGCTAGAAGATCCCGCTCAGCCGGAGAAAGCTTTTGTAAAACCGCAGGATCGCGTTTCTCCTTCCTCCGTTTATTACTGTCCGATGGAATGTGAAGGGGAAAAAGTCTATTTCCAGCAGGGAAAAAGATGCCCCGTTTGTAATATGTACCTGGTTCCGATCGAGGAAAAACAGGCGAAAGATCCGAATTTTAAGCCAACTTACTCGTCAACCCATCTTCCCGAAAATTTCAAAGATAATGTCGGTAAATATTACTGTCCGATGTTCTGCGAAGGTGATAAAATCTATGATGAAAAAGGCGATTGCCCTGTCTGCCACATGCATTTGGAGCCAATAACGGAAGATTTGGTTAAAAATTCAGTTTCCCATTCGCATCATCATATTCATGATCACAGCCATCATCATGAAGCTCCGAAAGTTACGGATGAAATGGCTGGAAAGTATTATTGTCCAATGTATTGCGAAGGTGATAAAGTTTATGACAGAAATGTCGGATGCCCCGTTTGCGGAATGGATCTGGTAAAATATCCCGAAAAAAAAGTTGCAAAATACACCTGTCCGATGCATCCGGAAATTGTTCGGGATGAGCCCGGAAGCTGCCCGATTTGCGGAATGGATTTAGTCAGAATGCCTGATGCACACGATGATGAAGAAGATGAAACCTATAATGTCTTAAAAAGAAAATTCATTATTTCCTTAGTTTTCACGATTCCCGTTTTTATGCTTTCGATGGGCGGAATGTTTATTAATTTTTCGTTTTCGCATCAGATTCAGGGATTTATCGAGCTTATTTTAACGCTTCCTGTATTGTTTTATTCAGGTTGGTTCTTAATGAAAAGAGGTTGGGTTTCTTTTAAAACATGGAATTTAAATATGTTCAGCCTGATTGCTTTGGGCGTAGCTGCAGCATTCATTTTCAGTATAATTTCGTTGATTTTTCCTGATATGATTCCTCATGAAATTCGCGGTCACAATCATGAAATTCCGTTGTATTTTGAAGCGGTCTGTGTGATTTTAACGCTGGTAATTTTAGGTCAGTTAATGGAAGCCGCCGCCCACAAAAAAACTGGAAATGCCATTCGCGAATTGATGAATCTTTCGCCTGATGAAGCCAATCTTATCGTTAACGGAGAAGAAAAGAAAGTCTTACTTTCCCAGGTGAAAATCGGTGACCTGTTAAAAGTAAAGCCGGGTGAAAAAATTCCGGTTGACGGAAAAATTACGGAAGGAAATTCATATGTTGACGAAAGTATGATCACGGGAGAGCCGATTCCTGTTGAGAAAACGGTCAATGATCGGGTTTCTTCAGGAACCATCAACGGAAATCAGGTTTTCATCATGAAAGCTGAAAAAGTGGGCGATGAAACCTTGCTGTCCCAAATCATTAAAATGGTGAATGAAGCCAGCCGAAGCAAAGCTCCGATTCAGAAATTAACGGATAAAGTTTCGAAAATATTTGTGCCTGCAGTGATTTTAATTGCTATTTTAACCTTCGTTTTATGGCAGTTTTTTGGTCCGGAAGGAAAGAGAAGCTTATTTGCTTTTGTAAATGCCGTTGCTGTTTTAATTGTTGCCTGTCCATGTGCTTTAGGCCTCGCCACACCAATGTCATTGATGGTCGGAATTGGAAAAGGTGCAAAAAACGGTATCCTTATCAAAAATGCCGAAGCTCTTGAAGAAATGCATAAGGTAAATGTTTTAATTACCGATAAAACAGGTACTTTAACAGAAGGAAAGCCTTCCGTAGAATATATTGAAACAGTAAATAATGATCAAAATTTATTATTAAAACTGGCCTATTCTTTAAATCAAAATTCGGAACACCCTTTGTCGAATGCAGTTATTAAAAAAGCAAAAGACGAAAATATTTTACCTGAAAAAGTGGAAAATTTTGAAAATATTTCAGGAAAAGGCGTAAAAGGAAATATCAATGGAAAGACCGTTTTTCTCGGAAATGAGAGCTTATTAAATTCAAACAAAATTTCAATTCCGGAAAGTTTAAAGCAAAAAGCCGTTGAAGTACAGTCGAAAGCACATACCATTTCATATGTTGCCCAGGAAAATGAAGCATTGGGATTCATCAGTTTTACCGATAAAATCAAAGAAAGTTCTAAAAAAGCTGTTCAACAGTTGCTCAATGAGGGCATCGAAATTATCATGATGACAGGCGATAATGAACACACTGCAAAAGCCGTTGCGGAAGCCCTTGGAATCAAAAATTTTAAAGCCAATAGCCATCCTGAAGATAAATTAAATGAGGTGAAAAAACTCCAGCAACAAGGCAAAATCGTAGCCATGACCGGTGATGGAATCAACGACTCCCCTGCTCTGGCACAGGCAAATATTGGGATTGCGATGGGAACAGGGACTGATATAGCCATTGAAAGCGCAGAAATTACATTGTTAAAAGGAGATATTTTAGGTGTCGCTAAAGCCAAATTATTAAGCGAAAAGCTACTGAAAAATATTAAGGAAAATCTGTTTTTTGCTTTTATTTATAATGTCTTGGGAGTTCCGATTGCGGCAGGATTATTGTATCCATTTTTTGGAATTCTATTATCACCGATGATCGCTGCGGCCGCTATGAGTTTCAGTTCGTTATCTGTGATTTTGAATTCATTACGATTAAATTCGGTTGATCTGGATGTGAAATAA
- a CDS encoding HAD family hydrolase yields the protein MNNNITTIAFDADDTLWINEPYFQEAEKEFCILLEDYLPQHSVSQELFKTEMKNLHLYGYGVKGFMLCMIETVSIISNNTASLELINKTIEIGHELLQKPVELLDGVTETLENLKGKYRLVVATKGDLLDQERKLKKSGLQEYFHHIEIMSDKKESDYQKLLKHLDCRTEHFLMLGNSIKSDILPVLEIGGFAAHIPYHVTWNHEQHDLQIEHPNFMELKNIKGILDFL from the coding sequence ATGAATAATAATATCACCACCATCGCTTTTGATGCAGATGATACACTTTGGATCAATGAACCTTATTTTCAGGAAGCGGAAAAAGAATTTTGCATTTTGCTGGAAGATTATCTCCCGCAACATTCTGTATCTCAAGAGTTATTTAAAACAGAAATGAAAAATCTGCATTTGTATGGATACGGCGTGAAAGGATTTATGCTTTGTATGATTGAAACGGTAAGCATAATTTCGAATAACACAGCCTCTCTGGAATTGATTAATAAAACCATTGAAATTGGTCATGAACTTCTTCAAAAACCTGTTGAACTTTTAGATGGAGTAACGGAGACATTGGAAAATTTAAAAGGAAAATACAGACTGGTTGTTGCGACAAAAGGTGATCTGCTCGATCAGGAGCGTAAATTAAAAAAATCCGGATTACAGGAATATTTTCATCACATTGAAATCATGAGCGATAAAAAGGAATCTGATTATCAAAAGCTTTTAAAACATCTAGACTGCAGGACTGAACATTTTCTGATGCTTGGAAATTCAATCAAATCTGATATTTTACCTGTTTTGGAAATCGGTGGATTTGCAGCGCATATTCCTTATCATGTGACCTGGAACCATGAGCAACATGATCTTCAGATAGAACATCCGAATTTTATGGAACTTAAAAATATTAAAGGAATTTTGGATTTTTTATAA
- a CDS encoding MATE family efflux transporter encodes MNFLHKNYTKECLTLALPVMLTQVGQVSVNLFDNIIVGKLLGADALASVSLGNAVFFSMFVLALGFSFAIPPLVSEAHSQHDHKTINSVFSHGFIINISVGIVLMGILFLGTPLLYHSGQPAKIIPDTVDFLTIMAISIVPFMAFQTLREVSEGLSYTIGVTKATIIANVINIVLNYVFIKGLFGIPPMGVKGSALASLIARIFMVVFLYFVLLNEKKTKRYIKDFTLKMEVFSKNMFDKMIRLGLPTALQMFFEVTAFAGAAFICGLISAHDIASHQIALSMASFTFNLCIGFSVASTVMIGRKLGEQNFVELRKVGINNLKIAFIFMAICGIVFILGRNILPTFFTKKEEVEVITLASKLMIIAALFQLSDGIQVTALGMLRGLQDVKIPSIYTFIAYWIITIPLGYFFCVTLKMGAFGMWIALGLGLTVSAVFLVKRFLNMSAKRIKQNL; translated from the coding sequence ATGAACTTTTTACATAAAAACTACACCAAAGAATGCCTTACCCTGGCTCTTCCTGTGATGCTGACGCAGGTGGGGCAAGTCTCGGTGAACTTATTCGACAATATTATTGTCGGGAAACTTTTGGGAGCCGACGCTCTGGCTTCCGTTTCATTGGGAAATGCTGTGTTTTTCTCAATGTTTGTTTTGGCATTAGGATTTTCTTTTGCGATTCCGCCATTGGTTTCGGAAGCGCATTCTCAGCACGATCATAAAACAATCAACTCTGTTTTCAGTCATGGATTTATTATCAATATTTCTGTGGGAATTGTTTTGATGGGAATCCTTTTTTTAGGAACACCGCTACTCTATCATTCCGGGCAGCCGGCGAAGATTATCCCTGATACGGTTGATTTCCTGACGATTATGGCGATCAGTATTGTTCCGTTTATGGCTTTTCAGACGTTACGGGAAGTTTCGGAAGGGTTATCTTATACTATTGGAGTGACAAAGGCTACGATCATCGCCAATGTGATTAATATTGTTTTAAATTATGTTTTCATTAAAGGACTTTTCGGAATTCCGCCAATGGGCGTAAAAGGCTCTGCTTTAGCGAGTTTAATTGCCAGAATTTTCATGGTAGTTTTCCTTTATTTTGTTCTTTTAAACGAAAAGAAAACAAAACGATATATCAAAGATTTCACTTTAAAAATGGAAGTTTTTTCAAAGAATATGTTTGATAAAATGATCAGATTAGGTCTGCCAACCGCTTTGCAAATGTTCTTTGAAGTGACGGCTTTTGCGGGTGCCGCTTTCATTTGTGGATTAATTTCAGCGCATGATATTGCATCCCATCAAATTGCGTTGAGTATGGCTTCATTCACCTTCAATTTATGTATCGGTTTCAGTGTGGCTTCAACAGTGATGATCGGGAGAAAACTGGGCGAACAGAACTTTGTTGAACTAAGAAAAGTAGGTATCAATAATTTGAAAATAGCCTTTATTTTCATGGCAATCTGCGGAATTGTCTTTATTTTGGGACGAAATATTCTGCCAACTTTCTTTACTAAAAAAGAGGAAGTTGAAGTGATTACATTAGCTTCAAAATTAATGATCATCGCTGCATTGTTCCAGTTATCAGACGGAATTCAGGTGACAGCATTGGGAATGTTGAGAGGTTTGCAGGATGTGAAAATTCCTTCTATCTATACGTTTATTGCGTATTGGATCATCACGATTCCTTTAGGATATTTCTTTTGTGTAACGCTAAAAATGGGAGCTTTCGGAATGTGGATCGCATTAGGATTAGGACTGACGGTTTCTGCAGTTTTCCTCGTCAAGCGATTTTTGAATATGTCTGCGAAGAGAATTAAGCAGAATTTGTAA
- a CDS encoding sigma-54-dependent transcriptional regulator, whose translation MQKILIVEDEKAISGVLHSILSDELTDYEFVIAEDGLEGYKQVEKEDFALVISDIKMPKLSGTELLKQSLALKPESTFIMISGHADIDSAVSCLKDGAYDFISKPIDINRLITSVKNALVKETLKKENKNLQTENKTLKKKVSKKYQMIGESAGLKKIQDMIEKVAVSDARVLITGPNGAGKELVAHAIHNQSDRAKGPMIEVNCAAIPSELIESELFGHVKGSFTGAIKDKQGKFEQATGGTIFLDEIGDMSLIAQAKVLRVLQESKVSPVGSDKEIKVDVRVLAATNKDMQKEIEAGRFREDLYHRLSVIEIYVPPLDERKEDIRSLVEHFAGMIADEHGTAVKKFDDKAIDALKALSWTGNIRELRNVVERLIILGGNTVSAEDVASFVRK comes from the coding sequence ATGCAAAAAATCCTTATTGTAGAAGACGAAAAAGCAATCTCGGGAGTACTCCACAGTATTCTTTCTGACGAACTTACTGATTATGAATTTGTTATCGCTGAAGACGGCCTCGAAGGTTACAAACAGGTAGAAAAAGAAGATTTCGCATTAGTGATTTCGGATATTAAAATGCCTAAACTTTCCGGTACTGAACTTTTAAAGCAGAGTTTAGCACTGAAGCCCGAATCCACTTTCATCATGATTTCAGGACACGCGGATATCGATTCTGCCGTTTCCTGCCTGAAAGACGGGGCATACGATTTCATTTCCAAGCCTATCGACATCAACAGATTGATTACAAGCGTAAAAAATGCTTTAGTTAAAGAAACTTTGAAGAAAGAAAATAAAAATCTTCAAACCGAAAATAAAACCTTAAAGAAAAAAGTAAGCAAAAAGTATCAGATGATCGGTGAATCTGCTGGTTTAAAGAAGATTCAGGATATGATCGAGAAAGTTGCTGTTTCTGATGCGAGAGTTCTGATCACAGGTCCGAACGGAGCCGGAAAAGAACTGGTAGCCCACGCGATTCACAATCAAAGCGACCGTGCAAAAGGTCCTATGATAGAGGTAAACTGTGCGGCAATTCCTTCAGAATTAATTGAATCTGAACTTTTCGGACACGTAAAAGGTTCTTTTACAGGAGCAATCAAGGATAAACAGGGAAAATTTGAGCAGGCAACCGGTGGTACTATTTTCCTGGATGAGATCGGGGATATGAGTTTGATCGCTCAGGCAAAGGTATTGAGGGTTCTTCAGGAAAGTAAAGTTTCTCCTGTCGGAAGCGACAAAGAAATAAAAGTTGACGTAAGAGTACTTGCGGCTACCAATAAAGATATGCAGAAGGAAATTGAAGCAGGAAGATTCAGGGAAGACCTTTACCACAGACTTTCTGTGATTGAAATCTACGTTCCGCCATTGGATGAAAGAAAAGAAGACATCAGATCGTTGGTAGAACATTTTGCAGGCATGATCGCCGATGAACACGGAACTGCCGTTAAAAAATTTGATGATAAGGCTATTGATGCCTTAAAAGCGTTATCATGGACCGGGAATATCAGGGAATTGAGAAACGTAGTAGAAAGATTAATTATTTTAGGTGGGAACACTGTTTCCGCTGAAGATGTTGCAAGTTTTGTAAGGAAATAA
- a CDS encoding Crp/Fnr family transcriptional regulator produces MLRTNPQFLDYLEELYNKPENKKNIVLKSFEKGEKILTQNEVSNKIMLIKNGITKCYFVEENDKEYIVEFLGKGEIIGEIEVIKNVSCLCSIEAMTEVTVYSMTIPYFQFLIKNDLSLNNLLLDVFVERIVNTSSRASYQQLYTTEHTLSQLLELKSKEMEISKEDMAAYLGITVRSLNRALKEIKQSNNEE; encoded by the coding sequence ATGTTACGTACCAATCCTCAGTTTTTAGACTATCTGGAAGAGCTTTATAACAAGCCTGAAAACAAAAAGAATATTGTGTTGAAATCTTTTGAAAAAGGCGAAAAAATTTTAACACAAAATGAAGTTTCTAATAAAATAATGCTTATTAAAAACGGAATTACAAAATGTTATTTCGTTGAAGAAAATGACAAGGAATATATTGTTGAATTTCTAGGAAAAGGTGAAATTATTGGTGAAATTGAAGTCATAAAAAATGTTTCCTGCCTTTGCAGTATTGAAGCGATGACGGAAGTTACAGTTTATTCCATGACAATTCCTTATTTTCAATTTTTAATTAAAAATGATCTTTCATTGAATAATTTACTGCTCGATGTTTTTGTGGAACGTATTGTGAATACTTCAAGCAGAGCATCATATCAACAGCTTTATACGACGGAACATACACTGTCTCAACTTCTTGAATTAAAATCCAAAGAAATGGAAATCTCAAAAGAAGATATGGCAGCCTATCTTGGAATTACCGTAAGAAGCCTTAACCGAGCTTTAAAAGAAATAAAACAAAGCAATAACGAAGAATAA
- a CDS encoding DUF72 domain-containing protein, with translation MEKENLYIGCSGFYNNDWKGSLYPEDAKSKDFLTLYSQTFNCVEINSTFYRKPTAKTLLKWVDETPANFKFFIKIPKTISHEKRLKDCKEEITEFCEHVQTHLKEKLSGFLYQFPPSFKNTQDNIDLILNNIDFNYLNVIEFRHESWWKEEIFNLLKKNDIIFSGVSFPGNLPEDVIVNHSEILYYRLHGKPILYKSEYSKEFLQDLAEKIKANKKKAFIFFNNTWGNAAIHNSLFLKKILE, from the coding sequence ATGGAAAAAGAAAATCTTTACATTGGATGCTCAGGGTTTTACAACAATGACTGGAAGGGCTCATTATATCCCGAAGATGCCAAAAGTAAAGACTTTCTGACCTTATATTCTCAGACTTTCAATTGTGTTGAAATAAATTCTACGTTTTACAGAAAACCTACGGCGAAAACACTCTTAAAATGGGTGGATGAAACACCGGCTAACTTTAAATTTTTCATTAAAATTCCGAAAACAATTTCCCATGAAAAGCGATTGAAAGATTGTAAAGAAGAAATTACAGAATTCTGCGAACATGTTCAGACTCATTTAAAAGAAAAACTTTCAGGATTTCTGTATCAATTTCCACCTTCTTTCAAAAATACTCAGGATAATATTGATTTAATTCTTAATAATATTGATTTTAATTATTTAAATGTCATAGAATTCCGTCATGAATCTTGGTGGAAAGAGGAAATTTTTAATCTTTTAAAAAAAAACGACATCATTTTTTCAGGAGTAAGTTTTCCAGGAAATCTGCCGGAAGATGTGATTGTCAATCATTCCGAAATTTTATATTACCGCCTTCACGGAAAACCCATACTCTACAAATCTGAGTACAGTAAAGAATTCCTTCAGGATTTAGCTGAAAAAATTAAAGCAAACAAAAAGAAAGCATTTATATTTTTCAATAATACCTGGGGAAATGCTGCGATTCATAATTCTTTATTTTTAAAGAAAATACTGGAATAA
- a CDS encoding polysaccharide deacetylase family protein, with protein MRKNFAEKSKNKAFLGMFALMSATSILFNGCNRKIDKKESEILIPNGHPIAKKVPKIDNEDVTSDKRVIYLTFDDGPNQGTENLLRILNKRKVCATAFLVGKHAYGSKKQKNDLELLRKDPLVELANHSFTHAHNKYTDFYKNPESVVNDFNIAKDSLKLYDKIARTPGRNIWRLNNISVTDLKSSTEAANKLKQAGYKVIGWDLEWKPTNKMVLKGKHEEMLKKVDSIFFNDLEKTSRHLVFLTHDQYLTDTDSVNELDLFIEKLQKSNRFIFRKISEYPKINEVLN; from the coding sequence ATGAGAAAAAACTTTGCGGAAAAGTCTAAAAATAAGGCTTTTCTTGGGATGTTTGCATTGATGAGTGCAACTTCAATTTTATTCAACGGCTGCAACCGTAAAATCGACAAAAAAGAATCAGAAATACTGATTCCGAATGGACATCCCATCGCAAAAAAAGTCCCCAAAATCGATAATGAAGACGTAACTTCCGATAAAAGAGTTATCTATCTTACCTTCGATGACGGTCCCAATCAGGGAACCGAAAATCTTCTCAGAATTTTAAATAAAAGAAAAGTTTGTGCAACCGCCTTTCTGGTCGGAAAACACGCCTATGGAAGCAAAAAACAAAAGAATGATCTTGAACTTTTAAGGAAAGACCCTCTTGTTGAGCTGGCCAATCATAGTTTTACTCACGCCCACAATAAGTATACAGATTTTTACAAAAATCCTGAAAGTGTAGTAAATGATTTTAATATTGCCAAAGACAGCTTAAAATTATACGATAAAATTGCCAGAACTCCCGGAAGAAATATCTGGAGGCTGAATAATATTTCCGTTACCGATCTTAAAAGCTCAACGGAAGCCGCAAATAAACTTAAACAGGCTGGTTATAAGGTAATTGGCTGGGATCTTGAATGGAAACCAACCAATAAAATGGTATTAAAAGGCAAGCATGAAGAAATGCTTAAAAAAGTTGACAGTATCTTTTTTAACGATCTCGAAAAAACTTCAAGACACCTTGTTTTTCTTACTCATGATCAGTACTTAACGGATACGGATTCTGTGAACGAACTGGATCTCTTTATTGAAAAATTACAGAAAAGCAACAGGTTTATCTTCAGAAAAATCTCGGAATATCCGAAGATTAATGAGGTTTTGAATTGA
- a CDS encoding YggS family pyridoxal phosphate-dependent enzyme has protein sequence MNIQENYNDIKSQLPGNVQLVAVSKTHPVSAIQEVYDLGQRVFGENKVQELTEKYPLLPKDIQWHLIGHLQTNKVKYIAEFVNTIQSVDSEKLLKEINKEAAKYNRTIKVLLQIKIAEEDSKFGLEINEAKDLFQKYLDGEFSSIEITGLMGMATFTDDENQIRKEFLVLKRVFDELNQLKTLETLSMGMSDDFPIAIDCGANSVRVGSAIFGRRDYSK, from the coding sequence ATGAATATTCAGGAAAATTACAACGATATAAAAAGTCAACTTCCGGGAAATGTACAGCTGGTGGCTGTTTCAAAAACACATCCTGTTTCAGCGATCCAGGAGGTTTATGACTTAGGACAAAGGGTTTTTGGTGAAAATAAAGTTCAGGAATTAACGGAGAAATATCCTCTCCTGCCCAAAGATATTCAATGGCATCTGATCGGTCATTTACAGACGAATAAGGTGAAATACATTGCCGAATTTGTAAATACCATTCAAAGTGTAGATTCTGAAAAACTTCTTAAGGAAATTAATAAAGAAGCGGCCAAATACAACCGTACCATTAAAGTTTTATTACAGATAAAAATTGCTGAAGAAGATAGTAAATTCGGACTTGAAATAAATGAGGCTAAAGATCTGTTTCAAAAATATTTAGACGGAGAATTTTCTAGTATTGAGATCACAGGATTGATGGGAATGGCAACTTTTACCGATGATGAAAACCAGATTCGTAAAGAATTTTTAGTTCTGAAAAGAGTTTTTGATGAATTAAATCAGCTTAAAACACTGGAAACTTTGTCTATGGGAATGAGTGATGATTTTCCGATCGCCATTGATTGCGGAGCTAATTCCGTGAGAGTGGGATCTGCAATTTTTGGGAGAAGAGATTATTCAAAATAG